In Mus pahari chromosome 20, PAHARI_EIJ_v1.1, whole genome shotgun sequence, the genomic stretch TGTGTGAAGTGCGCAGAAGGCCTGCCGGTGGTGGTGATACGAGCGGGAGATGCCTTCTGCAGGTGAGATCTGGGCAGcgtccccaccccaacccccgcACGCCCCTTTTCCaggcttgcttgttttcttgtaaAGGCGTGGTTGCTTTGCACGTGCTTTGCCCTAACCGTAAATAGTGGTAGGAACTATTGGTAACGACCCTTGTCATCTAAACTAGATTCACATCTGTTAATTCAACACTCCAGATCCCATGCCAGGAGAATTACCTCCGActtgaggccaacttgggctacagagagacccCGTCAAACAAAATGCCGAAATCTCTTGCGCAGGTGCAGCCAGCCTCCCTTTGCTTCTGTGTTACAGGGATTGTTTCAAGGCATTCTATGTCCACAAATTCAGAGCCATGCTTGGGAAGAACCGGGTCATCTTTCCTGGGGAGAAGGTACGTGTGGCGCCTGGGCCCTCTGCTGTCAGCCCTGCTGTCTTCCGTTTATTTCTTTAGCTGGCCCTACTGCCTCTGGACCTTGGTGTCTGGGGCTATCCAAGAAATGGACGAGACATGGATGCTCATGTTGATGATGAGCCCTTGCTGATGCTCTCCCCATCCCCAGGTGCTCCTGTCCTGGTCTGGGGGACCTTCATCCAGCTCCATGGTCTGGCAAGTTCTTGAGGTACGTCTACACCATCTTCTGGGCGTAGGCTTCTGGATTGAATGAGCAGgggcctccttcctcagcctaTACTATGGAAGTTTTTGGTTAACACTCgacagcaccccaccccaccccagctgggACACCTTTAGGATGTCCCGTGTATATTCGGCAGGTGTGCAGTCCAGACAGACGCCCTATGCAGGGTCCCAGGCTACATCCCTGTTTAGCTTTATTTATTAGGACACAATTTCAAAGATTGGTCAATCACaacaaagaacagagagaaatatttgtcaaaatctgtgggaagcgggtgtggccgtggctgcagCCTTGTGAGTcaagacggcaccctggttcactgccaagccccatgattccctgcttgactaccaaaaacctgattatgtgcacctgagtgattacgcgCTGCCTGACGTATAGCTTcattcagcatgatattgagtcactggcctatcaacgtgcccctgtctgcatgcatggctcacgtatagagcgtgctgaatgctgattggatgatgagtgatgcgagatgagtgcagagggtggatggggataaattgggcgatcccagaaaaaagtaggagaagctgagaagctgaactgctgtagagagctggggtgagctgtagagagaataaaggaagctgcagcgggaagctgtggaagctgctcaaaccctgccttggcgtaagtgtcgtctttgccccacctctgcgggacggagggggggggggcgcggcAAAAATCAATGGAAGAAGCAGCCTAGGTAGAAGGAAGTGAGGCAGATGGAACGGGACTTAGTCTAAGAGTGTCTGAACCTGCCGAGGTATATAGGGTTTCCCTGAGGGACCCCGTGCAGAACAGGGACCTCCATGCTCTCTCACTGTGGGGTACCAGCTAGAGAGGCCAGTGGAGAGGCTGTNNNNNNNNNNNNNNNNNNNNNNNNtggttgtgagccaccatgtggttgctgggatttgaactctggacctttggaagagcagtcgggtgctcttacccactgagccatctcaccagcccgagaggCTGTCTTGGTAGGGTAGGTGTCAATGGTGGTGCTGCTCCAGTGTGAACAACCCGTGTGGTTCTTGAGTGGCTTTTGTCTCACCTGCTGGTCCCCCAGACCTACACACGTGGAGGTGGGAGCTCACTGTGAAGCCATTTGTCAGTGTCTGACCCTGCTTCTCTTGGGAGactctccccctgctctccacATATTGTCACCTCAGTTCGTACGTTCCGTTCCAAAACACTTTCTGGGGATTCTGGGGTACCCAGCAGATGGTAAAGCATCCCCCATGGCTCATCTGCGGTCTCAGGTTGCTTGGTGTCagagacagggtggggggagttcTGAAGTTTCTCATACAGATAGGACATGCCATCATGCCCACATACCCCTGCAAGGAAGAAGACCTAGGCAGTTTGGGCCACTGCCTGGACCATACTTCCAGAGAAGTGCTTTTGGCCAGAGCTGAGTCCTGATGTTTCCCTTCCAGGGCCTGAGTCAGGATTCTGCAAAGCGGCTGCGCTTTGTGCCAGGAGTCATCTATGTTGATGGTATGTGTGGCCACTCCTCTTCCCAGTCCCCAGCCATGCGTGAGCCCCACAAGCTTTCCAGGGACAGACTGGGGACAGAGGTGCCTTCCAGTTGTATCGAAGGGCCCATGGTTGAAGAAGGCGAGCTTAGAGCAGCTCTTTGGGACAGAAAGACTGGCCAGTTTCTTTAGCTGGGAGGGGAGCCTGTCTGAAAGCACCCCAAAGAAAAGGCAAGTCCTGCTCTTACGGAGCAGGCCCCCTGGGACTTTTGTATGTGGCACTGACCCCCCTCAGCCTGTCCCATCAGGCTCTTCCTCGTGAAACCTACATGCGTCCCCCTGGGTTTCACAGAGGGCGCAGCCTGTGGCCAGAGCTCCGAGGACAGAGAGAAGACGGTGGCTGAGGTGAAGCGGGTCCTGGAGAGCACTGGTTTCCCATGGCATGTGGTTGCCTTAGAAGAGGTAGGCGGGTCTGCCCCTGTAAAGGGTCCTGTGGTGGCCTTGGGGAGAATACCCGTCAGGCTCCATGGACCTTGGGCTCAGCGTCCCTTCTTTGATCCCTCAAGGTGTTCAGCTTGCCCCCGTCAGTGCTGTGCTGCGCTTCCCGGGAGCCAGCAGGGACAGAGGAGGCCTACAAGGCAGCCGTGGACAGCTTCCTGCAGCAGCAGCATGTGCTGGGCGCTGAGGCCTGTGCCAGCCCAGCTCAGGGAGAGGCTCAGCTGCATCCATCCCACAGCCAGGACCCCCCAGGCACATCCGGGTACCCCACAGTTGCTCAGACTGAGGCCTTGTCTAGGTTGTTCAACTCCATAAAGACACTGACAGCCAAAGAGGAGCTTCTGCAGATCCTGAGGTGAGCGCACTGCCTCAAGCTAGCCCTGCCTGGCTCGTGGGAGGGGCTCCAGCTCCAACTCCAGCTCCTGTGATTCTCCCCATCCCAGGACCCATCTGACTGTGCACGTAGCCCGAGCCCATGGCTACTGCAAGGTGATGACAGGCGAGACCTGCACCCGCCTGGCCATCAAGCTTATGACCAACCTGGCCCTGGGGAGAGGCGCCTTCCTCGCCTGGGACACGGTATGCAGGGTCTAGAGGCCAGGCTGTCCCTTGACTCTTTGGCCTCCTCCATTTGAAGGCACCGTTGGGTTATCCTGGGGTCTTCCAAATGGAGAGGCCTGGGACCTGAGCATAGATGGCAGTGGAGAGGCCTGGGACCCGAGCATAGATGGCGGTGGAGAGGCCTGGGACCCGAGCATAGATGGTGGTAGAGAGGCCTGGGACCCGAGCATAGATGGCCATGGCAGTAGGAGGCCGTAATACTGGGATTTGCGCCACACGGTGTCTGCTCCCCAGGGCTTCTCAGATGAGCGACACGGGGATGTGGTGTTGGTGAGGCCCATGCGGGACCACACGCTGAAGGAAGTGGCCTTCTACAACCACCTGTTTGGAGTCCCCTCGGTCTTCACACCAGCCATCGATACCAAGGTGGGCCTTTGGAGGAGGACGACGTGGGCTGGTTGGGGGCAGCCTCTCCACATAGAGTCAGAAATCCCCAGTGCATCATCAGGGCCTCTGATCCTAACCCTGCAGCTTCAGCCCTTCCTCCCCTGGGGCTGGCCTTGAGGACCTagctgtttctctgtgtccttagCTCCTGCCACCCAGCCTCTGAAATGGCCAAGGAGGTGGCTCAGGAGGAGGGGGTCTGTCCCCGAGGTGAAAGGGTGGTAGGATGACACTGTGTGAGTCCTGTGCTGATCTCAGTACTGGCCACATGAAGCCTGTGGCACTTGTCTTAGGTCCCCCCTGAGCCCTTCTGAAGTCCCCCACCTGATTGTCCCTAGGCTCCAGAAAAGGCTAGCATCCACCGGCTGATGGAGGCCTTTATCCTGAGGCTCCAGACTCTGTTCCCATCTACTGTCAGCAccgtgtacaggtgtgtgtgcccTGGGTTgctgtgtacaggtgtgtgtgtgccctgggtTGCTGTTGTACAGGTGTGTTGTGTACCCTGGGGTTCTgttgtacaggtgtgtgtgtgccctaGGGTTCTgttgtacaggtgtgtgtgtgccctaGGGTGCTgttgtacaagtgtgtgtgccCTGGGGTgctgtgtacaggtgtgtgtgtgccctggggTGCTgctgtacaggtgtgtgtgtgccctggggTGCTGTTGTACAGGTGTGTGTCTGGGGTGCTGCTGTACAGGTGTGTGTCTGGGGTGCTGNCTGTACAGGTGTGTGTCTGGGGTGCTGCTGTACAGGTGTGTGTCTGGGGTgctgtgtacaggtgtgtgtctgGGGTGCTGCTGTACAGGTGTGTGGGGTGCTCGTTAGCTGCTTGCCACCCATCCGTTTGCCTCTGCGCCTGCCCACAGGACGAGTGAGAAGTTGGTCAAAGCTCCCCGGGAGGGCTGTGCCGCCGGCCCCTCAGGCCCCTCAGGCCCCAGCTGCctcctgtgcatgtgtgccctgGACATTGACTCTGCTGGTGCGTGCAGGGCCTTCCTGGGGTGCGGCGGGTGGTTCTTTGGCTGCCCCAGGGTCCCCTCAGCCCCTCTCTGTTGCAGACAGTGCCACGGCCTTTGGGGCTCAGTCCTCCTCACACCTCCCCCAGATGCTGACTGCCAAGGCTGGGGTGCCTACCCAGCCCTGCTGCGGTGCAGGGGAGGGGCAGGCCCAGAGCTGCCATAGGGCAGTCGGCAAGAGGTGAGACCCTGCCTGTGTCCTGCCCCGtaagcaggggtggagggggcagTGTCCTTAAACAGGTCACAGTGAGACCAGGCACACAAGTCCACTTCTGCTTCCACAGGGGGGATGCACGGGCCTGCATCACAGAGCAGTTATGTTACAGCTGCCGAGTGAACATGAAGGACCTGGTGAGTGGCTGTCCATCCGTCCCTGGGAGCTATCCCCACGGTCCCATGGCTTCTCACACTCCATCTCTTGTAGCCCTCCTTGGACCCGTTGCCACCCTACGTCCTGGCTGAGGCTCAGCTCCGCAGCCAGAGGTAACGCCTACGCTTTGGGGAGGCCTCTGGGGATACCCCTAGGACTGGTTCTCACTGCCCTCTCCCACAGGAGCATGGTCTCTGAGGAAATCCAGGACTATCTGATTACAGATGAGGGGGAAGACAGAGCTGAGTCGTGCGGAGCCATGAAGCAGGAAGGCGAGGACAAAGGGATTGGTCTGTGACAGTCtgtttgtataaataaaaatgttttacttagAAAACCCTACAGTACTTGTGGGAAGGGAGAGCCAGGCCCCCAGACCCAGTGTGGCTAGCCCTGGGCTACACTGGGCCCCTAGCCCAACTGGCAGGGACGCAACAGGTAGGGACACAGCGTCCCTTTGACAGCAGCATCGTCAGGGCTTACGTAGGCCAGGACATGTCACAGCTCGTGCCTCGGGCAGCTACACTCCGACCCAAGGAGCTCTGCCAGCCCTTGTGGCCATGCTGCTCTGGGGCAGCTCCTTCATTCCCGgtgcccaggggctgggctgctaCTCCCTCTCGCGTGTCCACTTgatcatagtctctggtgagcgGTACAGGAAGATGAGCTTGGCAtacagctcctcctccagctccagctcccgGGTCTCGCGCACCAAGAAGATGTCCTGACACAGCTTGAGGATGCGGTCCACACACGGCAGCTCCTCGAACATGATGGAGTGCGAGATCTCACTGAAGAAGCCCCGCACAAACTTGCCGACCACCAGCACGATGGAGACGTACAGCCCCACAATCCTGTCGAGAGGTGGGCGTGTGAGCCGGGACCATTCAGAACccgccccccactccccaccccggGCTCTCGGAGATCCCTCTGCCGTACTCACCCGTAGCCGGCCAGGAAGCCCAGGCTAGGTGGGCTGACCTTGTCACTGAAGATGACCATGGGCAGCAGGTTGCAGTCAGCCTTGCAGTCCTGCAGCTCGATGACCCACCACTCGAGGAAGTCAGAGGCCTTGGTGCCCACTTGCTCCCCAGAGGCCCCTGTGCCCACTTGCTCCCTCCGCAGCTGGATGCGCACACCAAGGTAGTCCTCTTCCTCATCTGAGTTGAGTGGGGTAGTTAGAGTCTGGCTGTGCCTGCCCCGGCCTAGCCCGCATCCCTGCACCCTGCTCCCACACTAACCTGGCTGCAGCTGCTTCACGGGGTTGGCTTCAGGCCCATTGGGAGCACGGATGTACTTGGGGAAGAGATGGGGAATGACCCTGTGGGGGGAGTCAGCAAGTCAGGGGCATCTTAGCCCTCCTGCCCACATGCCCCACGGTGGCCtccactcacactcacactgacTGGTCAGGTCTGCCCTCAAGCAGTTGGGCCAGCTGCCTTCGTGCCGTACTGTTGGGGGCCAGCTCCAAGGTGTGCTTCTCATTGGTATACTCCACATTGCCACCCTTGGCCAGGTCCCTGGGGAGCAGGCAGTGTTAGGTGGTGTGGGGCGTCCCCCAGACCCTCATAAGAACAGAACCCACCTTTGGAAATTCCAGGTGAAGCGCAGTGTAATGTCGGCTGTGCCATTATACAGCTCCTGCTTCATCTGGGCCCGACTGGGCGGGCTGATGCGCCACAGCGCCCCCGAGCTGCCCTCGATCTGCGCAGTGACGATGTCCTCAGGACTGTACTGGCTAATGAACTGCATGGCTAGCTGTGGGCGGCATATTCAGTTAGGGGCAGCAGGCCACCTTTCCCCCGCCAGCCCTCCTCACACGTGTGGGTCCAGTGCAGGTCACTTACTGGGTAGGGGTCAAACTGCTGGGACAGCTCCTCGTAGGCCTCAGGCGTGAACGGCACAATGGATGGCTGCTGGGCGCTCATGGTGAACAGTGGCTGGGGACGGAAGCACGGTCAGCACGGAGCCCCTCGGGCTCAGAGGACGGGGTGAGCTGCTGGCCGGCTACTCACCTCGTAGCCGCCTAGCTTGAGGGTGACAGTGACATCAATGGGCTGGTTGACGACCCCGACCACAGAGCGGATCAGTGACATGAAGAGCAGAGGGAACCAGATGATGGCGatgaggaagaggatgatgaGGCCTCCCATACCGTACTTGacgatcttcttcttcttctgccccTTGGGCTGGGGGTATTTCTAGAAGGGAGACACTGGTTACCCTCCCAGCCCCGTAGCCACAGGCTCTAAGCCTCAACCTGGTGTCACTGCATAGGCCTGAGCTCCAGAAATAACCATCAGTGGGGGCAGCTGGGAGATCAGCTACATGTCACGCTCACAAAGAGAAGGCGGCCTGCTTTCTACACAGCTGCAGGCAGGGTCATTGGAACAGAGAGCTCGATGTGACAACCTTAGACATGGCCAGGACACTTGGGGAACACCAGATGTGAGCATGAAAAGGAAGACTATTTTCAAAACTAATGTTTCAGGAGTGATGGAGAGAGAACACTGCTCTGctggggaccagagttcagtttgcAGAAGTCATGTTGGGTGGATCACAACTGCCTGTGccttcagctccagggcatctggtgccctcttctggcttccgtgGGCACCTGCACTTGTGCACAGACCCCCACACATAGGCATAATAAGCTTTCAAATGGAACAGTTGACCTGAGTACATGCATGGTGTGATCTGAGCACCTTTCTCACTGGACAGTGACCCCACACGCGCCACGTGTAGGGGGACACAGTGAAAACAGCAGCAGGCCGTTCACGGAAAAGCGGCAGACATGTCAGGGGTCCTGCACTGCACAGGGTCGGTTACGTGACTCTAAGCGGGTGTACTGACCTGCTACAAGGACGGACCTTGGGAGCATTGCTAGGTGGAGGGGCGCTGCTGAGGCGAGGATGCCTGGCACGAAATGGTTCTGTGTAAACAGGCAAACTTACGGCAAGGAGACTACAGACCACCAAGggtggagaggagatggggagcaATAAAGAGGACATGTCCTAAATGTCCTCTGTGGACATTAGGACATTAGGTGATGGCCTAAAGCTGGCTGCAGTGTATATGCTAAACCACGAAACGGTCCTGGTAACAATCGGCTAATAGTCCCTATCACCCAAACCCGATGGCGCAGTCCACTGTCCACAGGAGTTCTGCTCCCTTCTCTGAGCTGCTGTGCATGCAGGCTGTGAATTCCCAACAAGTACCCATCCGTCCTCTGCCCTGGCACCTTCTCTGTCTCTCGGCTACACTTGATGATGAAGATGTTGGCATAGATGTCTTCCACACACATCCAGTTGGATAGGGACAGCGTGGTGTCGGTCCACACCCAGTCCATGACGGCCCGCAGCTCCACCAGGAACGGCACTAGTCGGAACCTGCCAAGCCCAGGGTTCCATCAGCAGGGCCAGCCTGCGATGGCTTCCGACTGCTCTTGATGATCCCTAGGCAGACCACACTCACCCCTGGAAAAGGAAGAGGTTTAGATGGTTGTACTTCTTGGTGAGGAAGTTGCCCAAGATACGGGTGGGGTAGCCACAGCGGATCTGGTAGGCGGACAGGGCAAAGTAAATGCACTTGACGAAGTACCACAGCTGTGCCACTGCGTTCTGGCTGAACATCCTGAATGGGACAGGACAGGGCGTCAGGGAGACATACATGGCAAACCGTTCTGGAGGCCAACCCAAGCTGCGCCACACCCAGAGAGTGCAGTACCTCAGGACAGACTGAGGCCCTGACGTACAGCGCCTCCCTCACACCACCCACCTCTCGGTGACAGCCGGTAAGATAAAGAACATCCAGAGGTGAATCGCCACCACCAGGACCACCTGGAAGGCCAGCTTGCCCAGGACAGTCTTGCGCAGGTAGAGGGCGCGGTCGATGACCATGGTGCCGAACTGGACCAGCAGCATGAACAGGAAGGCCTGAGGCACCTGGTCATCTGACAGTGAGGATGCAATGTCCGTGGCTGCAGAGTGCTTCTGTAGCAGAGGGTACAGGTGGGGGAGATGGAGCCACAGTCCACCTCAGGGTCCTAAGCCCATGCCAGCCATCCGCTCTGGGGTCTTAGGTCAACTTACCCCAAAAGCCCAAAAaccaaagatgatgatgatgatgtcgaCAATGTCGGCCAGGAACATGAGGGCGTAGACGTCGGTGGCCGCCCGGTACTTGGTGTGCAGAATGTCATGGAAGAAACGTCGCAAGGGTTGGTAAAAGCTCTGGGCCCTGTGGGTGGACAACCTCAGAGGGAATAGAGCCAGGGGCTACCTTTTTGCCCTAACACCCCTCCCGTTCCTAGCCAGgccactcacagtgacacacagaaGCTCTGCAGCCGGCGCCCAGCTGCC encodes the following:
- the Ctu2 gene encoding cytoplasmic tRNA 2-thiolation protein 2: MCQAGEDYAGPAQREPPPVPRPSREQKCVKCAEGLPVVVIRAGDAFCRDCFKAFYVHKFRAMLGKNRVIFPGEKVLLSWSGGPSSSSMVWQVLEGLSQDSAKRLRFVPGVIYVDEGAACGQSSEDREKTVAEVKRVLESTGFPWHVVALEEVFSLPPSVLCCASREPAGTEEAYKAAVDSFLQQQHVLGAEACASPAQGEAQLHPSHSQDPPGTSGYPTVAQTEALSRLFNSIKTLTAKEELLQILRTHLTVHVARAHGYCKVMTGETCTRLAIKLMTNLALGRGAFLAWDTGFSDERHGDVVLVRPMRDHTLKEVAFYNHLFGVPSVFTPAIDTKAPEKASIHRLMEAFILRLQTLFPSTVSTVYRTSEKLVKAPREGCAAGPSGPSGPSCLLCMCALDIDSADSATAFGAQSSSHLPQMLTAKAGVPTQPCCGAGEGQAQSCHRAVGKRGDARACITEQLCYSCRVNMKDLPSLDPLPPYVLAEAQLRSQRSMVSEEIQDYLITDEGEDRAESCGAMKQEGEDKGIGL